From one Planktothrix agardhii NIES-204 genomic stretch:
- a CDS encoding putative glycosyl transferase: MIDFTVVIPTYNGASRVLDVLEKLRLQTGTENITWEIIVVDNNSNDQTADVVQNMIISWQEIFPLKYVFEAQQGAAFARQRGLEEAQGELIGFLDDDNWPDENWVAQAHDFAQVYPQAGAYGGQIHGVYEVQPPENFKAIEGFLAIRERGPEPNRYQPQVLSLPPGAAMVVRKQVWSEVVPKQPQMSGKLPGGKMVQGDDWEPLMYLYKAGWEIWYNPSMHTYHQIPAWRLKRDYLLSLIHGSCLSFCPLRMIGAKFHEKPIILVRTVFGNSYNAIRHYLKYQGQFKTDLIAECEMQIYLSRIRSVFYFLNRQFKK, translated from the coding sequence ATGATCGATTTTACAGTTGTTATTCCCACCTATAATGGTGCTAGTCGTGTTCTCGATGTTTTAGAAAAATTGCGATTGCAAACCGGAACAGAAAATATCACTTGGGAAATTATTGTTGTTGATAATAATAGTAATGATCAAACGGCTGATGTAGTTCAGAATATGATCATATCTTGGCAAGAAATTTTTCCGCTAAAGTATGTATTTGAAGCCCAACAGGGTGCAGCTTTTGCCCGACAACGGGGACTAGAGGAAGCTCAGGGGGAGTTAATTGGGTTTCTGGATGATGATAACTGGCCGGATGAAAATTGGGTAGCCCAAGCCCATGATTTTGCACAGGTTTATCCCCAAGCGGGTGCTTATGGCGGACAAATTCATGGGGTTTATGAAGTGCAACCCCCAGAAAATTTTAAGGCAATTGAGGGATTTTTAGCTATTCGAGAACGGGGGCCAGAACCAAACCGTTATCAACCACAGGTGTTAAGCTTACCCCCAGGAGCAGCAATGGTGGTTAGAAAGCAGGTGTGGAGTGAAGTTGTACCCAAGCAACCTCAAATGAGTGGGAAGTTGCCAGGGGGAAAAATGGTGCAAGGGGATGATTGGGAACCGTTGATGTATTTATATAAAGCGGGTTGGGAAATTTGGTATAATCCATCTATGCACACTTACCATCAGATTCCGGCTTGGCGACTCAAACGGGATTATTTATTATCTTTGATTCATGGGTCGTGTTTGTCTTTTTGTCCCTTGCGAATGATCGGTGCTAAATTCCATGAAAAGCCTATTATTTTGGTGCGAACTGTATTCGGAAATAGTTACAATGCTATTCGGCATTATTTGAAATATCAGGGTCAGTTTAAAACCGATTTAATTGCTGAGTGTGAAATGCAGATTTATTTAAGCCGGATTAGGAGTGTTTTTTATTTTTTGAATAGACAGTTTAAAAAATAA
- a CDS encoding glycosyl transferase family protein, whose product MVDITIAIPTYNGATRLPAVLEKLRSQTGTEQINWEILIVDNNSTDHTAELVKNYQHNWLDNVPLKYCLETEQGAAFARKRAIKESESLLIGFLDDDTIPDLDWVEKAYNFAQEHSQAGAFGSQIHGVYEVETPTNFNRISGFFAITERGDNPHLYEPNLKMLPPSAGLVVRRQVWVENVPEKTFLTGRSSQSILNSEDLEAIMYIQNAGWEIWYNSEMHLYHQIPKQRLEREYLLFLMRSTGLARHHIRMLRLKPWQRPLLFPIGLANDIRKAIAYYLKHRKELKTDVVTACELEFLKSSVTSPFYLWKTSYLKKS is encoded by the coding sequence ATGGTTGATATTACTATCGCTATTCCTACCTATAATGGCGCGACCCGTTTACCTGCGGTTTTAGAAAAATTGCGATCGCAAACCGGAACAGAACAGATCAACTGGGAAATCTTAATTGTTGATAATAATAGCACAGATCATACCGCAGAATTAGTTAAAAATTATCAACATAATTGGTTAGATAATGTTCCTTTAAAATACTGTTTAGAAACAGAACAAGGGGCAGCTTTCGCCCGAAAAAGAGCAATTAAAGAGTCGGAATCTTTGTTGATTGGCTTCTTAGATGATGATACTATTCCTGACTTAGATTGGGTGGAAAAAGCCTATAATTTTGCTCAAGAACATTCTCAAGCTGGCGCATTTGGAAGTCAAATCCATGGGGTTTATGAAGTAGAAACCCCGACTAATTTTAATCGGATTTCTGGTTTTTTTGCTATTACTGAACGGGGAGATAATCCCCATTTATATGAACCCAATCTGAAGATGTTACCGCCTTCTGCTGGGTTGGTGGTGCGTCGTCAAGTTTGGGTCGAAAATGTACCGGAAAAAACATTTTTAACTGGACGTTCTAGTCAATCTATTTTGAATAGTGAAGATTTAGAAGCGATCATGTATATTCAAAATGCTGGGTGGGAAATTTGGTATAATTCAGAAATGCACCTCTATCATCAAATTCCCAAACAACGATTAGAAAGGGAGTATTTATTATTTTTGATGCGGAGTACGGGGTTAGCACGGCATCATATTCGGATGTTACGGTTAAAACCTTGGCAACGGCCGTTATTATTTCCCATAGGGTTAGCCAATGATATTAGAAAAGCGATCGCTTATTATCTGAAACATCGAAAAGAATTAAAAACTGATGTGGTGACAGCCTGTGAACTGGAATTTTTAAAAAGTAGTGTGACCAGTCCTTTTTATTTGTGGAAAACATCTTATTTGAAAAAATCATGA